CTAATAAAAAATGACATGGATAAATAGGGGTAAAGAAGAAACTCTAAATAAGACCTTTTTCATTACCTTGGGTCTTAAGTTTACATCATCTTTTGtctccaaattcaaataaaaagtgTCACATAAAACATCCGGAAATCGAGGTTCCGATCCAGTACTTCTTCTCTTATTTGTTTACGTAGCCCTACTTCTGAGATGCTTCCATAGTTCCATGTATTAATATAAGACACTCAAGACTCAACCCGTTTGGTCAGTAACATCTTTGGCTCGGCACCATGCTTTCTTGACAAGTCCCGTCACTGGGTTTCACTAATCAGTAATCACCAACACCCAAAAGTAAACAACACACAGAAAATGGAACTTAAGTCACTTGGTTTTCCCTGTGATTAGGTTTAAGTTTTGACCAACAAATTTCAACTTTTCTTCAATCTGATCTTAAGTTTAGGTTTTATTTGAAGATATCTGCAATTAACAGATATCAGGTAATTATCATCTTGAATAACAACTTCAATTACTTTTCTTTCTTATAATTTGTCACTGATTTTTGATCTATGGGAGTTGGGTTTCAATTTATGATCTAATTTGATCTCGTATTGGTATTTTAATTGCGAACCAGTTTTGAAGACGCAATTTCAATTGGGTTATGTAGAAAATACAGTTAGGGATTTTCTGTAGTTTGATTCAATGTGCATGCTTTTTGGGTGCAAATTGCAAGTGTACCAAGCAGATCTTGCTGTATGCAAAACTTTGATGTGCATTTATATTCGACCACCTGTTCTGAAGTTTTGGTTCTGATGTTTGCAGCATCAGGAGGTTTCCAATGGGGATTCGGTTTCTATTGTGGGTGTTGATATGTGCAATTACTTCCGTGCTTTTGAAATTTCTGTCAGCTATTATCAAAGGAAGGATTAACAGAAAAAAATCTGTTGGGTTTTTCCACCCTTACACtaatgatggtggaggtggagagAGGGTACTTTGGTGTGCCGTGAAAGCATTCCAAGAAGTGAACAGTAATCTTGATTGTGTTATTTACACTGGTGACCATGATGCTTCTCCTGAAAGCTTGTTAACTCGATCCATCGATCGTTTTGGTGTCAAGCTCCTTCAACCACCTCAGGTGTGTTAATTCTTTtgatacatcttttttttttttgggttctgGGTAGCTGTTGCTGGTCTATTTGCTGTAACTGGGTGTTCTAAATTGCATTATCTTTCTTGGAATAATATCATGAAATCTGCAAAACGCCTCTGGTCCGATTATTTACCTAGACAAATCGAATAATTTGAAGTAATGCCCACCTTATACATGCTATAGCGTACACCCTCCATCCCCCTTCCAGACCCATGACTATGAAATTCGGTGCTGCACAACTCTTTTCTACTAACATttttgtgatttgatatttgatttaTATGATTTTCCTTGCATTTTTCTCTTctgatagatttttttttctctctgtaTCCTTTTCCCTGATTATTAGGTGGTTCATCTGTATAAAAGAAAGTGGATTGAGGAAGGAACGTACCCACGTTTCACCATCGTTGGGCAAAGCTTTGGTTCAGTTTATCTGTGTTGGGAAGCTCTGTGTAAACATACTCCCCTAGTTTATATTGATACTAGTGGTTATGCTTTTACTTATCCACTTGCCAGGGTGTTCGGGTGCAAAGTTCTATGCTATACACATTATCCTACAATCAGTTCAGATATGGTCTCTCGAGTTCGACAACGGGATCCAATGTATAATAATGACCCTCTGATTGCAAAGAGGTATCCTTCTCAAGCATAATTTTATGAATTGTGCtgcatttattttttgttttttttgtgtgtgtgcgaTTCAAACACTCTGCCTTGTGTGGCTTGATCGTTTGATGACCAATTGGGTTGCTTAGATCCAATCCAACCAACTTGGGAGGAGGAAGCTCCAGTATGAGATACACCCGGTTTACTGCAGTGTCAATTTTTCTTTTCCATGATACACAATGGTGTCTTTTGTAAATTGGGTGTGATGACAGTAATGCTTTTGTAGTCTGAGTATGATGCGGGAAAGTTATTGTCTTGTAGGCTTTATATGATTCACATAATTAGGTGATTTATTCTCTTCTAGCTACATGTCACTGATATCATTATTAGTCGTTGTGATGATTTAGATGTTCTTTTGCTTGATGCTTAGTGCTTTCCTAATCTATTGCGATAAAACACCTTTCGTTTATCCCCCTTGTGGCAGCATTTGGCTATCCCGTTGCAAAGTCATCTACTATACACTTTTTAGCTGGATGTACGGGTTTGTCGGTTCATGCGCTCACCTTGCAGTGGTCAACTCCTCATGGACTCAAGCTCATATAGTGAAACTTTGGGGGATTCCGAGACGTACGAAGAGAATTTACCCCCCTTGTGATACTAAAGGCCTTCAGGTGTGTTAATGGTTTGGATAACTTGCGTCGACTTTGATTGGCTTCCATTTTGTCTCATGCAACTCGTTTCAGATTTTGTTATATTCCTGAATTCGTGCAATTGTCAGTGAGATTTACGAGATATTATTCAAACAGGAGCTTCCACTTGAAAGACCTATTAATACACCAACAATCATATCTGTCGCCCAATTTCGTCCAGAGAAGGTGGGCATCACTATACAACCAGGGTATAAATTTAGAAAGAGGTATTTTAGTCTTATTTGGTGACAAACATAGTATAGACTTTGCTGAGTTTTTCATTTTTCGTTTTCATAATATATGACAGGCTCATACCCTTCAACTTGAGGCATTTTCGGTTGCCATTGGAAAGCTAGATCCAAGTTCACCTAGGCCCAAGCTTCAATTTGTGGGTAGCTGTAGAAATCAGGAGGATGAACAAAGATTACAGAATTTGAAAGAAAAAGCTATTGAACTGAAGGTGGAAAAGGATGTCGAATTCTATAGGAATTTTTGTACTGGTATAATTTCAATTATGACATCCCTAATTCCCTATTACTTCTCCTCAATCTTGAGGTTAGTTTTCTAGATGCATAAATGATGCATAAATAATAGTTCAGCATTCTGGTTGGTTGTGAGAGTGATGATTTCTCCCCTGAGATCATACAAGCATGTTTCATATTTTTCTTTATGATCTCCATGTGTCGCCCATTCATTTTTGTTTTATGTGCTTTACAATCTGGTACAATTCCACTATGAGCAGGGATTTAGTGAGACTTCTGGGAGGTGCCATTGCCGGGATCCACTCCATGGTAGATGAGCACTTTGGCATAAGCATCGTAGAGTACATGGCTGCCGGAGCAGTACCAATTGGTGGGTATTTTTCTTCAATCTGCCATTCACATATCTTTTATGCTGTCTCATGATTCAGGAACACAATATGTGACTCTTTCACTTACCACATTCTTTTCCTCCTATTTACAGCTCATAATTCAGCGGGTCCAAAGATGGACATTATTTTAGAAGAACAAGGGCAACAGACAGGATTCCTAGCTCAGAATGTGGAAGAATATGCGGATGCTATTCTTCAGCTACTAAAAATGTCAGATGCGGAAAGGCTTGAGATGTCTGACGCAGCCAGAAGACGTTCTAGGCGATTTTTAGAGGAAAGATTTTATGAGGACTTCAAGGCTGCAATTTCACCAATTATATCTCATCCTTccctttagagaaacatataacctTTTGCATAGTCTAAGCTGATAGGAGCCCGAAGAGCATCACAAGTTATTCAAAGTTACAGCGAATATAAGGAATGGCTTTATAGGAACACAATTCTTCAGTAGTTCTTGTCAGCAATTTAAAGTAGACAAGATAACTTCAGTCCAGAAATTTTGTTAGATTAGATAGTGATTAGTTATACAAGCCAATCTTGACATTGATTTTATGCAGTCTTGTACTGAGAAGTCTCAAAAGTTAGAAGTTCAGGATACTGGTTAGTCAAGAACCTATTATGTCCTATTTTTTCGTCGGGGAATACATCAATCTTGTTGCTCTCTGTACATAATGAGAGATCAGATGTATacctgttttggaggctaaaagTTTGTATATGTTTGTTGCATCAAAATGAAGTGGATGGACTTCAAATTTGCTGCTCAGCAGGGTAAAAATATGTACATCATGGAATTGTGCAAGCGGATACTGCTTGCAACCCCTGAAAACCATTAGTAGTGGAGCTCCTGTCTTTGACGTCCCTAGTCAGCTATTCGGCATTTGAGAATTACCACCTCCGTTTAaagaaaaatgataatttcaCGTTTTTATTTTTAGGCAAAAAATAGGCTAAGTTGAGAAAAAgggaaaatatcatttttcttgaaacaATAGAGTATCACTTTTTCCTGAAACTGGGGAGTTTTTGCCTGGTAAAATTGCAATCAGCAGTAACTCGAAACTGCAAAAATTGGTGGATGATTCCTGCAAATATGAAATCGGTGCAAAGACACGGCCACTGTCACTGAGCAATTGAACGCAACTAGGGTGCCCTACTCTTAAACGAAGGTGCCAAAATCTTAGGGAAACAAAGGGTATTTTGGGTAAATACCAAAAAAATGAGATGACCTATAAATCTGAATAAAAACCCTAGACCTCATTGTGTTATCCCTGCGGCTCATCttcttcacagaaaccctagAAAACCTCCATTAGCGAGTAAGAAAGCAAGGTAAGGAGCAGCAGCCATGGGTCGTGTAAGAACAAAAACAGTGAAGAAATCCTCTCGCCAAGTAATCGAGAGGTACTATTCACGAATGACATTAGATTTCCACACAAACAAGAAGATTTTAGAAGAAGTTGCGATCATTCCATCAAAGCGTCTTCGTAACAAGATTGCTGGGTTCTCAACTCATCTTATGAAGAGGATCCAAAGAGGACCAGTTCGTGGTATTTCATTGAAGCtccaagaagaagaaagagagcgtAGAATGGATTTTGTACCTGAAGAATCAGCTATCAGAACTGATGTGATTGAAGTTGATAAGGATACTATGGATATGCTTGCTTCTTTGGGTATGGCTGAGCTTCCTGGTGTTGTCAAGGTAGATCCAGTTGCACCAGATGCTCCTAAGTTTGGTGGTGGATATGCTGGTCGTGGTGGAGCTGGTGGTGCACCTAAGAGATACTAGAAGAGAAGATTTGGATTTATCATGGGTTTGTAGTCATTTTTCTCCTCTCAGTATTCTCGTTTTAAGATTTTGATTTAGTGATATATAAATGAAATGTTTTAAGTACTCTGGATGTATTTTGTTTAATTGGGGATCTTAGTAGTTGAGCTCCTGGATCTTATTATTAGATGGATTATTGTTATTAACAAATGTTTGGGGCTTCAATTTTATATGTGATTTTCTTGTTGGTTAATCAATTTGGTTGATTTTGACGTGGATTTCATATGGTTTTCATGATAAATTGATAATGCTGAATCCTCTCAGTTAGATTAGCATTATATATGTTCTTCAAATTGATGTTAAGCTTTTAATAGGTTCTTCAAATTGTTAGACTGTTAAGGGTTTATACAAAGTGTGGTTCTCTTGATGTGCTCTTGCACACCAAtagattttcaatttattgaaaGCATCTATAGTTGCTTATAATTTGTATCTACACATTTTCTTGATAGATGAGAGGCTTGAATATAGTCATCAAGTTTTTAGTTCAACTTTCCCTTCCCTGATAGATTGACAGGCCTGGTTAGTTTTTGGCTCTTGCTGGTTTTCCAATAGATTTGTGCTGTTTGTAATTTATTGATCTAGGAGTGCCTGAAAATTTACTCATGTAGTAGTAGTGTGAGACTGACTTGACAGGCCTGTTTGTTCCCGCATTTAAACTTGGTATTAGCAAGTGTTGAGGATTCATTCTGATAACTCATTCGTTAGCAAGTAGTGTGAGACTTGACAGGCCTGTTTTTTCCCACATTTAAACTTCATATTAGCAAATGTAGGGGATTCATTCTAAAATCTTGTTCGTTAGTAAGTAATGTGGGACTTACATGACAGGCCTGTTTGTTCCCACATTTAAATTTGGTATTAGCAAATGTTGGGAATTCATTTTGAAATCTTGTTACTTAGTAAGTAGTGTTAGACTGACTGTTTGTTCCCACATTTATATTTGGTATTAGCAAATGTTGGGGATTCATTCTGAGAACTTATTCGTTAGCAAGTGTGAGATTGACTTGACAGCTTTTGCTGGGTTTTAATCCTAGGTTCTTTCTCAAATTTATTGTTCCTCTTCAAGTATGAGTTTGAATAGCATAATCTGGCTAGAAGCTTGTAGTATGttcttcagtttttttttatatgttcttcatttttttttatactgTTAGCATTTGGTCTGAGTTTAGGTGATACAAATTATTATTCTTTGTGAGCTTATATGCtcaaatattttttcatcaaaagatGCCAAAAAGATGTTTGTTAAACTAGTATCTACAGTTATCTGCACATTTTTGTTTATCTTCACATGATTGATTCTCCACATGTTTGACAGTTTTTTGATAGATGTAGTTTGTGAGAGTAGTGTCTCCAAGTTTGTAGTTCAACTTTTTGCTTTCACATAGGTTTTAGTGTGTGTATGGTTGGTTATTTTTCAGCTTTTGCTGTTTTTTCAATATGTTTGTGCTGCTGTTTGTGATCTACTAATCTAGGACATCATGGATACTTATTCAGCTAACCAGTATAGTCTGAGAAAGGACTTGGCAGGTCTGACTCTGTATGCTTCTACATTTTGATATTACCAAGGCCTTTTCATGCATCAAGCCCTGAATATTCCGTGATACTACTGCCTCcgactttcttcttttcttagc
This genomic stretch from Papaver somniferum cultivar HN1 chromosome 5, ASM357369v1, whole genome shotgun sequence harbors:
- the LOC113280281 gene encoding GDP-Man:Man(3)GlcNAc(2)-PP-Dol alpha-1,2-mannosyltransferase-like — translated: MGIRFLLWVLICAITSVLLKFLSAIIKGRINRKKSVGFFHPYTNDGGGGERVLWCAVKAFQEVNSNLDCVIYTGDHDASPESLLTRSIDRFGVKLLQPPQVVHLYKRKWIEEGTYPRFTIVGQSFGSVYLCWEALCKHTPLVYIDTSGYAFTYPLARVFGCKVLCYTHYPTISSDMVSRVRQRDPMYNNDPLIAKSIWLSRCKVIYYTLFSWMYGFVGSCAHLAVVNSSWTQAHIVKLWGIPRRTKRIYPPCDTKGLQELPLERPINTPTIISVAQFRPEKAHTLQLEAFSVAIGKLDPSSPRPKLQFVGSCRNQEDEQRLQNLKEKAIELKVEKDVEFYRNFCTGIISIMTSLIPYYFSSILRDLVRLLGGAIAGIHSMVDEHFGISIVEYMAAGAVPIAHNSAGPKMDIILEEQGQQTGFLAQNVEEYADAILQLLKMSDAERLEMSDAARRRSRRFLEERFYEDFKAAISPIISHPSL
- the LOC113283907 gene encoding 40S ribosomal protein S17-4-like; amino-acid sequence: MGRVRTKTVKKSSRQVIERYYSRMTLDFHTNKKILEEVAIIPSKRLRNKIAGFSTHLMKRIQRGPVRGISLKLQEEERERRMDFVPEESAIRTDVIEVDKDTMDMLASLGMAELPGVVKVDPVAPDAPKFGGGYAGRGGAGGAPKRY